Genomic window (Marinobacter fonticola):
AACGTCTTCGGTTTCGTTCAGCGTACCCGCTACCTGCCGGACCGGCGTGATCTGAACCGGTGTTTTCCAGGTTCCGAAAGCGGCACTCTGGGTGGACGCATCGCCTATCTGTTCCGCACGCAGATCATGGAAAACGTGACCCACATTATCGATTTGCATACCGGGGCGATCCACCGCTTCAACCTTCCACAGATTCGGGCTGAGCTGAAGAATCCCGAGACAATTCGTATCGCCGAGGCCTTCGGAGCGCCGGTTATCCTCAATGCCAGCTTGCGGGAAGGCACTCTGCGTGAGTATGCGGATTCGCTGGATATTCCGGTCATCACCTACGAGGGCGGCGAGGCGCTACGTTTCGACGATGTGATCATTTCCAGCGGCGTGCGAGGCATTATACGGGTGATGCGGGCGTTGGAAATGCTGCCGCCGAAGGCCTCGCGGATCAAGATTAAGAAGCGGTCCGAGGTGGCGGCGACCTCGACCTGGGTGCGGGCCGATATCGACGGCATCATGCGGCCTATCGTTCGTCTGGGCCAGCGCGTGCGTAAAGGCCAGAAACTGGCGGTGATTGCCGATCCGTTTGGCGAAACCGAAACCGCGTTAACCGCCTCCGTCTCCGGTATCGTCATCGGGATGAACAACTTGCCTCTGGTGAACGAGGGCGAGGCGATCTACCACATCGCCCGTTTCGATGAAATTGCTGAGGCAGAGAAGGCGATGGATTACTTTCGCTCCAAGCTGGATCCGGACGTGACCGAGGCGGTGTTGCCGGTGCATCCGTGGGATGATCAGCAGAAGTGATTTAAGGGATAATCATCGTCCGCAAAGGATGCGCTCAACGAAGCGGGCTGAAAAATAAAGAAGCCGGTCCTCAAGACCGGCTTCTTGCGTTCCGCGACGTTTAAAGATTTGCTTCGGCAAACTCCGCCAATGCCGACCGCGGCACGCCCTGCAGATGGATATGCCCCCCATGGCGGAAGTTCTTGAAACGCTCCGTCATGTAAGTCAACCCGGAACTCAGGCCGCTCAGATAAGGCGTATCGATCTGTGCCAGGTTACCCAGGCAGATCACCTTGGAGCCATTGCCGGCCCGGGTGATGATCGTCTTGATTTGGTGCGGCGTCAGGTTTTGGGACTCGTCGATGATGATCAGGCTGTGCTGGAAGCTGCGCCCGCGAATGTAGTTCAGTGATTTGAAGTGCAGCGGCACCTTGGAGAGGATGTAGTCCACGCTGGCGGTCATGTTCTCGTCGTCTTCGTGGAGAGCCTCCAGGTTGTCGACGATCGCCCCCAGCCAGGGCTCCATCTTCTCCGCCTCAGTGCCAGGCAGGAAGCCGATGTCCTCATCCAGGCCTTGGGTGCTGCGGGTAGCGATGATCCGCTTGTAGTCCTTGCTGGCCACGGTCAGCTCGATACAGGCGGCCAGCGCCAGGATCGTCTTGCCCGAACCCGCAGAGCCGGTGAGGTTTACCAGATGTACGTCCGGGTCCATTAGTAGGTTGAGGGCGATGCCCTGATAGATATCCCGGGGGGTCAGGCCCCAGACTTCCTTGTTCATCAGGTCCTGCTGGTGAAGGTCCTGCAATACCAGTTGGTCTTCCTCGATGTCCACCACCTTGCCGACGAACCCCTGCTCGTCGATGACGAACTCGTTGATATTGAGCTTTGCCAGTTCCCCTTCGCGTTTAAGAATGTGCTCAGTCACGCCTTCGCGCTGGATGGTTTCTACCTTCGCGATGTTATCCCAGAACGAGTTGGGAAATTCCCGGTAGCCCTTGGGGAGCAGATCAATATCGTCCAGTAACTGATCGTTGTGGTAGTCCTGGGCTTCGACGCCAAAACCCCGCGCCTTCAGGCGCATGTTGATATCCTTGCTGACCAGGAGAATGTCCCGGTCGGCGTGCCGTGCCTGCAGCGCTGCTAGCGTATTAATGATCTTGTTGTCGTTCAGATGCTCCGGCAGGGAGTGGCTGCCGGTGTGCTCGGCGCTCATCAGAATCGACAGGGTGCCCAGTGGAGCCGCCTTTCGGGCCCGCACGATAGGCACGCCGCGCTCTATATCCTTCGGACTGGCGTCGCCCAACAATTTGTCGATGTTGCGAATGGCCTGGCGGCAGTCTGCAGCCACCGCCTGCTTGCCGGATTTAAGGCTATCCAATTCCTCCAGAACGGTCATGGGGATAATGACATCGTGTTCTTCGAAGTTGAGCAGGGCGTTGGGGTCGTGAATCAGGACGTTGGTGTCGAGGACGTACATCTTTTTCCGCTCTTGCGGTTCTGAGGGCATAGGGCTCGATACCTCGCAGTGGGCGTTTTGATCGATCTCCGTGCTCGGCGTTCCGTCGCGCGTGGCTGTCTCGGTCATGTCAGGCAGCGGCGGGCCAAGTCGTTGTTGGAGATCAGTTTCAGCATGTCATAGGTGGTGATGATGCCGGTTATTTCTCCTTCGTGGGTGACGAAAATTCGGTGCAGGTGTTCTTCCATCATGAGGTCGGCGATGTCCCGCACCGGGGTATCTTCGGTGACAGAAACAACAATGGGGGTCATGATGTCGCGGACTTCCACCGGCAGCTTGCTCATTTCCTCGAAGATAAACATGCGCAGGCGGCGTGCTTCTTTCTGTTCTTCGGGAGTTAACTGCCGTTCGGCATCGGAGGGCCGCGATGAAGACCAGCGGAATTCGGCAACGTCCTTTAACGTGGCGATACCGATGATGCGGCCTTCGGAGTCGCTCACAGGGCTGCCGGTGATCTCGTGATCGGTGAGGAACCGGGTGAACTGGTCCATCGTCCAGGACTGGGGTACGGCTTTAACGCTGGGTGTCATGATCTCGCGTGCGAGAACCGTCATTCTAGCTTTCCTGCTCTGACGCCAGGTTTGTTGTGTGCCGACAGGCGCTTATTTTGAAGGACCTTTTAGCCCCCGTCGTTTCGCAATTCTGCACCTGCATTCCCGACGCGTTTATCGAGAATTCTTACATCAGAGCTTATACGCTCTTTTATTCGACGTCACCCTCCGATTTAACCACATCAACCAATGCGCCGGATGGATTAAATACGAGGTTGTAGTCAGCGTAGCGGGGCTTTTGCGCGATGGATTCCAGGTTGCGTATGGACTTTAGAGGGATATCGACGACCAGCGAATTGACCAGCCAGCTTGGAATAGCCCCGTTGGGCTCGGTGTGTTGGATCCAGGTCAGACGGGTCTGGTCAGCGTTAAGGGGCTCGAAACGGTAGAGGGTATCGGATTTATCGACGCGTACGTAATCGTCCTTCTCGTCGCGGGCATTGGGGATCGCGTTCAGTGCCATAACGATAACGCCGGACGCCTTATTCCCCTGGGTCTGTATACGTATCACGTAGTCACGGTCCTGCACGGGCCATGGCATGTCATTGACCGAATACGCATAGCGATCATGGAAGTCGCCGTCGCCGAAGGCCTTGGAAATAACGCAGTTGTGTACCCACTCGGTGCAGGACTCGGGATCGATCATCACCGCCATAAGTCGCGATACGGAGACATCCAGCTCGGCAACGGCTTTGAAGGCCTCGAAATCCGAGCCTGACAGCGGCGTGGTGTAGATGCGGATACCGTCGCTTTCCTTACGCAGCTCCCAATCGGCGCCGTCGTCGGGGAGGCTGCCGGCAAAGGCGAGAGTAAGGGGGAACAACAAGGTCGCCGGAAACAACCAAAAATGTCTACAGTTCAACAGTCTCAAGGCTTTGTCCTTCTCTGACTTCTTGGCTGGCGATACGCTGCAGGGCGGCATCCGTGCAGGGCGAATGCGTTCGGCAGTCTAGCATGGGCCTGAAGACCGGAAATGATACCTGCGCGGCAGTTTTGGGGATCGTTTCGAGCGCTCTCGGTTTGGCCCGATTGGACAATTTAGCGGCCTGGAAAACCCAAAGCGGCTGGCACACGGTCAAAATGAAACGAATGGTCGCCTCCCGATAACTAGAACAAGGACAACAAATCCGTGGAACTCATCGGCGAAAACG
Coding sequences:
- a CDS encoding CBS domain-containing protein — encoded protein: MTVLAREIMTPSVKAVPQSWTMDQFTRFLTDHEITGSPVSDSEGRIIGIATLKDVAEFRWSSSRPSDAERQLTPEEQKEARRLRMFIFEEMSKLPVEVRDIMTPIVVSVTEDTPVRDIADLMMEEHLHRIFVTHEGEITGIITTYDMLKLISNNDLARRCLT
- a CDS encoding succinylglutamate desuccinylase/aspartoacylase family protein: MARAPYKIAGEEIPAGTRKTVEVPVAKLYTHTPLHIPVEVVHGRRDGPVLLVCAAIHGDEINGVEIIRRVLRYGALRHLRGTLIAVPIVNVFGFVQRTRYLPDRRDLNRCFPGSESGTLGGRIAYLFRTQIMENVTHIIDLHTGAIHRFNLPQIRAELKNPETIRIAEAFGAPVILNASLREGTLREYADSLDIPVITYEGGEALRFDDVIISSGVRGIIRVMRALEMLPPKASRIKIKKRSEVAATSTWVRADIDGIMRPIVRLGQRVRKGQKLAVIADPFGETETALTASVSGIVIGMNNLPLVNEGEAIYHIARFDEIAEAEKAMDYFRSKLDPDVTEAVLPVHPWDDQQK
- a CDS encoding START domain-containing protein, whose protein sequence is MFPLTLAFAGSLPDDGADWELRKESDGIRIYTTPLSGSDFEAFKAVAELDVSVSRLMAVMIDPESCTEWVHNCVISKAFGDGDFHDRYAYSVNDMPWPVQDRDYVIRIQTQGNKASGVIVMALNAIPNARDEKDDYVRVDKSDTLYRFEPLNADQTRLTWIQHTEPNGAIPSWLVNSLVVDIPLKSIRNLESIAQKPRYADYNLVFNPSGALVDVVKSEGDVE
- a CDS encoding PhoH family protein; amino-acid sequence: MYVLDTNVLIHDPNALLNFEEHDVIIPMTVLEELDSLKSGKQAVAADCRQAIRNIDKLLGDASPKDIERGVPIVRARKAAPLGTLSILMSAEHTGSHSLPEHLNDNKIINTLAALQARHADRDILLVSKDINMRLKARGFGVEAQDYHNDQLLDDIDLLPKGYREFPNSFWDNIAKVETIQREGVTEHILKREGELAKLNINEFVIDEQGFVGKVVDIEEDQLVLQDLHQQDLMNKEVWGLTPRDIYQGIALNLLMDPDVHLVNLTGSAGSGKTILALAACIELTVASKDYKRIIATRSTQGLDEDIGFLPGTEAEKMEPWLGAIVDNLEALHEDDENMTASVDYILSKVPLHFKSLNYIRGRSFQHSLIIIDESQNLTPHQIKTIITRAGNGSKVICLGNLAQIDTPYLSGLSSGLTYMTERFKNFRHGGHIHLQGVPRSALAEFAEANL